The genomic DNA GCGCGGGGAGTTCGTCTGCACGGCGAACACCGGCGCCGCGGCGGTCACGGTCCCCGCGTACGGGAGTGTCCTGGTCGCCAGCGGTGAGGGCACCGTGGTCGGGACCGACGAGGCGCAGCTGCCGGCGGACACCACCGTGTGGTGGGCGGTCTGAGACACCAGCGAGCGGTGCTCCGGTCCTCAGCGGGCCGGAGCACCGTTTTCTGTATGCGGTGGAGGTGTTCCGGCTGCCGGGCGCACCCCGCCCGTAGGCAGCGTGGCGCCACTGAACTGCCCGCGTCAATACGGTAGTTGAAAGTCATTACGACATCTTGCTGAAACTTGTCTGCAAGCGATACGTTCCCTTCCCCCTCACCAGCACGACGAAGTGCAGGAGCATCGCATGGCAAGGAAAGCGCTCGCTGTCTCGCTCGCCCTCGCGGCGGGCCTCACGGTCCCGCCCGCCGTCTCCCCGACCACTGCGGCGGCCTCGCCGCCCGGCACCAAGGACGTCACCGCCGTCCTCTTCGAGTGGAAGTTCGACTCGGTCGCCAGGGAGTGCACCAACACCCTGGGCCCGGCCGGCTACGGATACGTCCAGGTCTCCCCACCCGCCGAGCACATACAGGGCTCGCAGTGGTGGACCTCGTACCAGCCGGTCAGCTACAAGATCGCCGGGCGGCTCGGTGACGCCACCGCCTTCCAGAACATGATCAACACCTGTCATACGGCGGGTGTGAAGGTCGTCGTCGACACGGTCGTCAACCACATGTCGGCGGGCAGCGGCACCGGCACCGGCGGCTCGGCGTACACGAAGTACAACTACCCCGGCCTGTACTCCTCGTACGACATGGACGACTGCACGGCCACGATCACCGACTACACCAACCGCGCCAACGTCCAGAACTGCGAACTCGTCGGCCTCGCCGACCTGGACACGGGCGAGGAGTACGTCCGCAAGACCATCGCGGGCTATATGAACACCCTGCTCGGCTACGGCGCCGACGGCTTCCGTGTCGACGCGGTCAAGCACATACCCGCCGCCGACCTCGCCAACATCAAGTCCCGGCTGACCAACCCCTCCGTGTACTGGAAGCAGGAGGTCATCTA from Streptomyces avermitilis MA-4680 = NBRC 14893 includes the following:
- a CDS encoding alpha-amylase, encoding MARKALAVSLALAAGLTVPPAVSPTTAAASPPGTKDVTAVLFEWKFDSVARECTNTLGPAGYGYVQVSPPAEHIQGSQWWTSYQPVSYKIAGRLGDATAFQNMINTCHTAGVKVVVDTVVNHMSAGSGTGTGGSAYTKYNYPGLYSSYDMDDCTATITDYTNRANVQNCELVGLADLDTGEEYVRKTIAGYMNTLLGYGADGFRVDAVKHIPAADLANIKSRLTNPSVYWKQEVIYASGEAVQPTEYTGNGDVQEFRYAYDLKRVFNNENLAYLKNYGEGWGYLNSSVAGVFVDNHDTERNGSTLNYKDGANYTLANVFMLAYPYGAPDINSGYEWSDADAGPPGGGTVNACWQDGWKCQHAWPEIKAMVAFRNATRGESVTNWWDNGGDAIAFGRGAKGYVAINHESGSLTRTYQTSLTAGTYCNVQNNTGVTVDSSGRFTATLGANTALALYSGKSTC